From a region of the Streptomyces sp. NBC_00193 genome:
- a CDS encoding serine hydrolase: protein MVHVEGMSTVRFEPVRAALAAHVESGEELGASIAVDVRGVMEVDLWGGHADEARTVPWHRDTLVSLWSTTKTLSSLAALVLVDRGELDLHRPVADYWPEFAAQGKQDIEVRHVLAHTSGLSGWQQPFTMDDLYDWPTASARLAAQEPWWEPGSAAGYHVQTQGQLVGELVRRVSGRTLTEFVDTEIAKPLQADVQIGARQADWPRIAELVAPSQLSGIPAGLDPEGIFTKTLLGSPARDEHVDTPRWRGAELGAVNGHGNARGMARALSVISRRGQANGHRLLSEETVEKVLDVQADGVDLFLGVPVRWGIGFALADPRTMPYMPTGRVCFWVGRGGSIVMMDLDRHVTFSYTMNRLGDGLLGSERTHSYIRHVYEVLDSTD from the coding sequence ATGGTCCATGTCGAGGGAATGAGCACCGTCCGGTTCGAGCCGGTCCGAGCGGCGCTGGCAGCACATGTGGAGTCCGGCGAGGAGCTGGGGGCGTCGATCGCCGTCGACGTTCGCGGAGTCATGGAAGTCGATCTGTGGGGTGGGCACGCCGATGAAGCGCGGACCGTTCCTTGGCACCGGGACACATTGGTCAGTCTGTGGTCGACCACCAAGACCCTGAGCAGTCTTGCGGCCCTCGTCCTCGTCGACCGGGGGGAACTGGATCTCCACCGCCCGGTGGCGGACTACTGGCCCGAATTTGCCGCTCAGGGCAAGCAGGACATCGAGGTGCGGCATGTCCTGGCGCACACATCGGGGCTCTCCGGCTGGCAGCAGCCCTTCACCATGGACGATCTGTACGACTGGCCGACCGCGAGCGCCCGTCTGGCCGCGCAGGAGCCCTGGTGGGAGCCGGGCAGCGCCGCGGGTTATCACGTGCAGACACAGGGACAGCTCGTGGGGGAGCTCGTCCGGCGGGTCAGCGGCCGCACCCTGACCGAGTTCGTCGACACGGAGATCGCCAAGCCGTTGCAGGCCGACGTGCAGATCGGTGCGCGGCAGGCCGACTGGCCGCGCATAGCCGAGCTGGTGGCCCCGTCGCAGCTCTCCGGAATCCCCGCCGGCCTCGATCCCGAGGGGATCTTCACCAAGACCTTGCTCGGAAGTCCCGCCCGGGACGAGCATGTCGACACCCCGCGCTGGCGGGGTGCGGAGCTCGGCGCAGTCAACGGACACGGCAACGCACGGGGCATGGCCCGCGCCCTCTCCGTGATCTCACGACGCGGCCAGGCGAACGGCCACCGTCTCCTCTCCGAGGAGACGGTGGAGAAGGTCCTCGACGTACAGGCAGACGGAGTCGACCTGTTCCTGGGCGTTCCCGTGCGCTGGGGCATCGGCTTCGCGCTCGCCGATCCGAGGACGATGCCGTACATGCCCACCGGAAGGGTCTGCTTCTGGGTCGGCCGGGGTGGTTCGATCGTCATGATGGACCTCGACCGCCACGTCACGTTCTCGTACACGATGAACAGACTGGGCGACGGGCTCCTCGGCTCGGAGCGCACCCACAGCTACATCAGGCATGTCTACGAAGTCCTGGACTCCACCGACTGA
- a CDS encoding aldehyde dehydrogenase family protein, whose translation MARYAAPGTEGALMSYASRYGHFIGGEYVEPALGRYFANPSPVTGETFTEVARGTAEDVERALDAAHAAAPAWGRTSITERSTILLRIADRMEQNLEALAVAETWENGKPIRETLAADMPLAVDQFRYFAGALRAQEGALSQIDEDTVAYHFHEPLGVVAQIIPWNFPILMAVWKLAPALAAGNTVVLKPAEQTPVSVHYLMSLIADLLPPGVVNIVNGFGEEAGKPLASSPRVAKVAFTGETSTGRLILQYAAEHLKPVTLELGGKSPNLFFDDIWTADDDLRDKALEGFTMFALNQGEVCTSPSRALIERGRYGDFLDAAVARTELIVPGHPLDTDTMIGAQASAEQLKKVLSYVEIGQQEGAKILTGGGRIDHGGELAGGFYVQPTIFEGDNRMRIFQEEIFGPVVSVTSFQDFDDAVRIANDTAYGLGAGVWTRDINTAYRAGRAIQAGRVWTNCYHAYPAHAAFGGYKQSGIGRETHKMMLEHYQQTKNLYCSYSPKAVGFF comes from the coding sequence ATGGCCCGTTACGCTGCGCCCGGTACCGAAGGCGCGCTCATGTCGTACGCGTCCCGCTACGGCCACTTCATCGGCGGCGAGTACGTCGAGCCGGCCCTCGGACGGTACTTCGCCAACCCCTCCCCCGTGACCGGTGAGACCTTCACCGAGGTCGCGCGCGGTACGGCCGAGGACGTCGAGCGCGCACTGGACGCGGCGCACGCCGCGGCGCCCGCGTGGGGCCGTACCTCGATCACGGAGCGTTCCACGATCCTGCTGCGCATCGCGGACCGGATGGAGCAGAACCTGGAGGCGCTCGCGGTCGCGGAGACCTGGGAGAACGGCAAGCCGATCCGCGAGACCCTGGCCGCCGACATGCCGCTCGCCGTCGACCAGTTCCGCTACTTCGCGGGCGCGCTGCGCGCCCAGGAGGGGGCCCTCAGCCAGATCGACGAGGACACGGTGGCCTATCACTTCCACGAGCCGCTGGGGGTGGTCGCCCAGATCATCCCGTGGAACTTCCCCATCCTGATGGCCGTGTGGAAACTGGCGCCGGCCCTGGCCGCGGGCAACACGGTGGTGCTGAAACCGGCCGAGCAGACCCCGGTGTCGGTGCACTACCTGATGAGCCTGATCGCGGACCTGCTGCCGCCGGGCGTGGTGAACATCGTCAACGGCTTCGGCGAGGAGGCCGGCAAGCCGCTCGCGTCCAGCCCGCGCGTGGCGAAGGTGGCTTTCACCGGGGAGACCTCCACCGGGCGGCTGATCCTGCAGTACGCGGCGGAGCACCTCAAGCCGGTCACGCTGGAGTTGGGCGGAAAGAGCCCCAACCTCTTCTTCGACGACATCTGGACCGCCGACGACGACCTGCGGGACAAGGCCCTCGAAGGGTTCACGATGTTCGCCCTCAACCAGGGCGAGGTGTGCACCAGCCCCTCGCGCGCCCTGATCGAGCGCGGCCGCTACGGAGACTTCCTCGACGCGGCCGTGGCCCGCACCGAACTGATCGTGCCGGGGCATCCGTTGGACACCGACACGATGATCGGCGCGCAGGCCTCGGCGGAGCAGCTGAAGAAGGTCCTGTCCTACGTGGAGATCGGCCAGCAGGAGGGCGCGAAGATCCTGACCGGCGGCGGGCGCATCGACCACGGCGGCGAACTGGCGGGCGGCTTCTACGTCCAGCCGACCATCTTCGAGGGCGACAACCGCATGCGGATCTTCCAGGAGGAGATCTTCGGCCCGGTGGTGTCGGTGACCTCGTTCCAGGACTTCGACGACGCGGTGCGCATCGCGAACGACACGGCGTACGGCCTGGGCGCCGGCGTCTGGACCCGCGACATCAACACGGCCTACCGCGCGGGCCGCGCGATCCAGGCGGGCCGCGTCTGGACGAACTGCTACCACGCCTACCCGGCCCACGCGGCCTTCGGCGGCTACAAGCAGTCGGGCATCGGCCGCGAGACCCACAAGATGATGCTGGAGCACTACCAGCAGACGAAGAACCTTTATTGCAGCTATTCCCCGAAGGCGGTCGGGTTCTTCTAA
- a CDS encoding GAF domain-containing protein codes for MDDPSVALPGGADPAERTRELRRAHAAFTQDGRVEAPVRAVIARSWRRCARARVSPECTPRVELAGAELRSYREQHPLARVLPLFRDLVGAFASDGAHLLAVCDARGSLLWVEGEPATMRRAEGLGFVPGAHWAETAMGTNAPGTAVAVGEPVQVFGAEHFSRRVHPWTCAAAPVRDPRTGRLLGAVDVTGGDWLAHPHSLAFVRAVACAAEARLALLDPAPLPPGGSLTALGRDEALLTGAGGREVRLGRRHSEIMALLAHHPEGLSGEELAIALYEDESVSPVTLRAEMSRLRGLLGPRAPLSRPYRTAAPLEADFTAVTRHLASGAVSAALARYPGPLLPASTAPGIVRLRRRIEEQARAAVIARADPGLLTDWVSSPWGAEDIDVWRALAAVLPAAGRTAALARVRAIDAELGAPRGDVQATGAPTRPPSAARSPRGRATYRQPARP; via the coding sequence ATGGACGATCCTTCGGTGGCTCTGCCGGGCGGGGCCGACCCCGCCGAGCGGACGCGGGAACTGCGGCGGGCCCACGCCGCGTTCACCCAGGACGGGCGGGTCGAGGCTCCGGTGCGGGCGGTCATCGCGAGGTCCTGGCGCCGCTGCGCCCGGGCCCGGGTCAGCCCGGAGTGCACGCCCCGGGTGGAGCTGGCCGGGGCGGAACTGCGGTCGTACCGGGAGCAGCACCCCCTGGCCAGGGTGCTCCCGCTGTTCCGGGACCTCGTGGGCGCCTTCGCCTCGGACGGGGCCCATCTGCTGGCGGTGTGCGATGCGCGGGGCAGCCTGCTCTGGGTGGAGGGCGAACCCGCCACGATGCGGCGCGCGGAGGGCCTCGGCTTCGTGCCGGGCGCCCACTGGGCGGAGACGGCGATGGGCACCAACGCCCCCGGCACGGCGGTGGCGGTCGGCGAGCCGGTCCAGGTCTTCGGCGCCGAGCACTTCAGCCGTCGGGTCCACCCGTGGACCTGCGCGGCGGCTCCGGTCCGCGATCCGCGCACCGGAAGGCTGCTCGGCGCCGTCGACGTCACCGGGGGCGACTGGCTGGCCCATCCGCACTCCCTCGCCTTCGTGCGGGCGGTGGCGTGCGCGGCGGAGGCCCGGCTCGCGCTGCTCGATCCGGCGCCCCTGCCACCCGGCGGCTCCCTCACCGCGCTCGGCCGCGACGAGGCGCTGCTGACCGGCGCGGGCGGCCGTGAGGTCCGGCTCGGGCGGCGGCACAGCGAGATCATGGCGCTGCTCGCGCACCATCCGGAGGGCTTGTCGGGGGAGGAGCTGGCGATCGCCCTGTACGAGGACGAGTCGGTGTCACCGGTCACCCTGCGCGCCGAAATGTCACGGCTGCGCGGCCTGTTGGGCCCCCGGGCCCCGCTCTCCCGCCCCTACCGCACGGCGGCGCCCCTGGAGGCCGACTTCACGGCCGTCACCCGCCACCTGGCCTCCGGCGCCGTCTCGGCGGCGCTGGCCCGCTACCCGGGCCCGCTGCTGCCCGCGTCCACGGCGCCCGGCATCGTCCGGCTCCGGCGCCGCATCGAGGAGCAGGCTCGGGCCGCCGTGATCGCGCGGGCCGACCCGGGGCTGCTGACCGACTGGGTGTCCAGCCCGTGGGGCGCGGAGGACATCGACGTCTGGCGGGCCCTGGCCGCCGTACTCCCGGCTGCGGGCCGGACGGCCGCGCTGGCCCGCGTACGGGCCATCGACGCGGAGCTCGGGGCTCCGCGCGGTGACGTACAGGCCACCGGCGCTCCCACCCGGCCACCGTCCGCGGCCCGTTCACCGCGCGGCCGTGCAACGTACCGGCAACCTGCCCGCCCCTAG
- a CDS encoding SWF or SNF family helicase, with the protein MNAKDPYAKDPYEKTFPPLPPAPGRAFARTWWGHAWLRALEDSALDGQQVKQGRRYARSGAVGAVSVRPGGLTAVVRDPDGTAHRTDVLVQEFTEAEWDRLLGMAAAESGHIAALLDREVPPELVEDAAAAGVELLPGIGDLDPRCDCEEWDHCPHTAALCYQVARLLDQDPFVLLLLRGRAEAGLVAELEERSTAEADAPVSAADVGVPASEVYAAASALPPLPPPAALPDAPGQPPTLDTESGTEPPGLDVDGVEFLAQAAATEAYRLLAEALAPAHAERAPQPVPTTAHDAVRLTAEAHDLRVRSRLSAASDRDRAAMDRAVLAWGFGGAQAVEVLEEDWTPDRASLARARAALASAWPDGADGADAGAGASAPVFRRVRSRWTEPGGDRQLRLGREGRWWPYRRAADHWLPAGPPSTDPAAALAALDPEDPEE; encoded by the coding sequence ATGAACGCGAAGGACCCGTACGCGAAGGACCCGTACGAGAAGACGTTCCCGCCGCTCCCGCCCGCCCCGGGCCGCGCCTTCGCCCGCACTTGGTGGGGGCATGCCTGGCTGCGCGCCCTGGAGGACAGCGCGCTCGACGGTCAGCAGGTCAAGCAGGGCCGGCGGTACGCGCGTTCGGGCGCCGTCGGGGCCGTGTCCGTACGGCCGGGCGGGCTGACGGCCGTGGTGCGCGATCCGGACGGGACGGCGCACCGGACCGATGTGCTGGTGCAGGAGTTCACGGAAGCGGAATGGGACCGGCTGCTCGGCATGGCGGCCGCCGAGTCCGGCCACATCGCGGCGCTGCTCGACCGGGAGGTGCCTCCGGAGCTGGTGGAGGACGCGGCGGCGGCCGGGGTGGAGCTGCTGCCCGGGATCGGCGACCTCGACCCGCGCTGCGACTGCGAGGAGTGGGACCACTGCCCGCACACGGCGGCGCTCTGCTACCAGGTGGCGCGGCTGCTGGACCAGGACCCCTTCGTGCTGTTGCTGCTGCGCGGGCGGGCGGAGGCCGGGCTGGTGGCCGAGCTGGAGGAGCGCAGCACGGCGGAAGCGGATGCTCCGGTATCCGCCGCCGACGTCGGTGTTCCGGCCTCCGAGGTCTACGCGGCGGCTTCCGCCCTGCCCCCGCTGCCCCCGCCCGCGGCGCTGCCGGACGCGCCGGGCCAGCCTCCGACGCTGGACACGGAGTCGGGGACGGAGCCGCCGGGCCTGGACGTGGACGGGGTGGAGTTCCTGGCGCAGGCGGCCGCGACGGAGGCGTACCGGCTGCTCGCGGAAGCGCTCGCTCCGGCCCACGCGGAGCGTGCCCCGCAGCCCGTGCCCACGACCGCTCACGACGCCGTACGGCTCACGGCGGAGGCCCACGACCTTCGGGTCCGCTCCCGCCTGTCGGCGGCTTCCGACAGGGACCGGGCCGCCATGGACCGGGCCGTACTCGCCTGGGGCTTCGGCGGGGCACAGGCCGTCGAGGTGCTGGAGGAGGACTGGACCCCGGACCGGGCGTCGCTCGCCCGGGCCCGGGCCGCCCTGGCATCGGCCTGGCCCGACGGGGCGGACGGTGCGGACGCCGGGGCCGGCGCTTCCGCCCCGGTGTTCCGCCGGGTCCGGTCCCGCTGGACGGAACCGGGCGGTGACCGCCAGCTCCGGCTGGGCCGCGAGGGCCGCTGGTGGCCGTACCGCCGGGCGGCGGACCACTGGCTCCCGGCGGGCCCGCCGTCCACGGACCCGGCGGCGGCGCTGGCCGCGCTGGACCCGGAGGACCCGGAGGAGTAG
- a CDS encoding DEAD/DEAH box helicase, giving the protein MLPTISGLIPCSAVFLPAEPAREGRIAFWRPDPAESLHLGGRGAPEQLTIVTPDLLRTTVPALVLPLTEALPLLTRVRSAASAGAAPFWGAATLLALRFAARGLLLPGLSPAGYDAWRLGPLDAADLEEVRELAAAMPPDAHCVPVDLGDGAAGGDGRADTGTGTGTGTAGDRDLAVPPRLPAPEPLLRAFLDAVADTLPRSPAAPAAAGGSAYAARPPQLHPELRDWAAEVAAGHDAGVRVSLRIEVDPDARPAAFRAVLQMHGLADAALVADAADVWAGSGPAAAAFPPGARLDALRALRRAARLWPPLAPLLGAAVPDAVNLADEEVAELLGEAAGALAADGVQVHWPRGLARTLTARAVVGRPATGSDLPGLSGLPGSLSAASAHPVGWRYALSGQGDLTADELDRLAEAKRPLVRLRDQWVLIDPAAARRARALARENREVTAADALAAVLTGSAELGGTRYDVEATGPLERLRTLLTADPEHPAPEHPAPGHSGPEHSDAQADVQAHAQADVQAPAALRATLRDYQLRGLRWLARLTGLGFGACLADDMGLGKTVTLIALHLHRQEHGHEGPTLVVCPASLLGNWQREIEKFAPGTPVRRFHGPDRDLEGTAGRPAGGFVLTTYGTMRLDAPRLAAVRWGMVVADEAQHVKNPRSSTAKALRTIPSAARVALTGTPVENNLSELWAVLDWTTPGLLGRLGTFRTRYAEPVESGRDPRAAARLGALVRPFLLRRKKSDPGIAPELPPKTETDHAVSLTREQAGLYEAVVRETLAAIAAADGMERRGLVVKLLTSLKQICNHPAQYTKEQHGPKESAGAASGKLELLDELLDTILAEGGSVLVFTQYVTMARIIVRHLTARGIASQLLYGGTPVPRREELVDRFQAGEVPVFLLSLKAAGTGLNLTRAGHVIHYDRWWNPAVEEQATDRAYRIGQTQPVQVHRIIAEGTVEDRIAELLERKRALADAVLAGGEAALTELSDAELAELVALRPTASGE; this is encoded by the coding sequence GTGCTCCCAACGATCTCCGGCCTCATCCCCTGCTCCGCCGTCTTCCTCCCCGCCGAGCCGGCCCGCGAGGGCCGGATCGCCTTCTGGCGGCCCGACCCGGCCGAAAGCCTCCACCTCGGCGGCCGGGGCGCCCCCGAGCAACTCACCATCGTCACGCCCGACCTGCTGCGCACCACGGTGCCGGCCCTCGTGCTGCCCCTCACCGAAGCCCTGCCGCTGCTCACCCGGGTCCGGTCCGCCGCATCGGCCGGAGCCGCGCCCTTCTGGGGCGCCGCCACCCTGCTGGCCCTGCGCTTCGCCGCCCGCGGGCTGCTGCTGCCCGGGCTGAGCCCCGCCGGGTACGACGCCTGGCGGCTCGGGCCGCTGGACGCCGCCGATCTGGAGGAGGTCCGGGAGCTGGCGGCGGCCATGCCGCCCGACGCGCACTGCGTACCGGTCGACCTCGGCGACGGTGCCGCCGGTGGCGACGGCAGGGCCGACACCGGCACCGGCACCGGCACCGGCACCGCCGGGGATCGTGACCTCGCCGTCCCGCCGCGGCTGCCCGCCCCGGAGCCGCTGCTGCGCGCCTTCCTCGACGCCGTCGCCGACACCCTGCCCCGCTCCCCCGCCGCGCCCGCCGCCGCCGGTGGCTCCGCCTACGCCGCCCGCCCGCCGCAGCTCCACCCCGAACTGCGCGACTGGGCCGCGGAGGTCGCGGCCGGGCACGACGCCGGGGTGCGCGTCTCGCTCCGCATCGAGGTGGACCCGGACGCCCGGCCCGCCGCCTTCCGCGCCGTCCTGCAGATGCACGGCCTCGCGGACGCCGCGCTCGTCGCGGACGCAGCCGACGTCTGGGCCGGGTCCGGACCCGCCGCGGCCGCCTTCCCGCCCGGTGCCCGCCTGGACGCCCTCCGGGCCCTGCGCCGCGCCGCCCGCCTGTGGCCGCCGCTCGCGCCGCTGCTCGGCGCCGCCGTCCCCGACGCGGTGAACCTCGCCGACGAGGAGGTCGCGGAGCTGCTCGGGGAGGCCGCCGGCGCCCTGGCGGCCGACGGGGTGCAGGTGCACTGGCCGCGCGGGCTCGCCCGTACGCTCACCGCGCGGGCCGTTGTGGGCCGGCCCGCCACCGGCTCCGACCTGCCGGGCCTGTCGGGGCTCCCGGGGTCGCTCTCCGCCGCCTCCGCGCACCCCGTCGGCTGGCGCTACGCCCTGAGCGGGCAGGGCGATCTGACCGCCGATGAACTGGACCGGCTCGCCGAGGCGAAGCGGCCCCTGGTCCGGCTGCGCGACCAGTGGGTCCTGATCGATCCGGCCGCGGCCCGCCGGGCCCGGGCCCTGGCCCGCGAGAACCGCGAGGTGACGGCCGCCGACGCGCTGGCAGCCGTACTGACCGGCTCCGCGGAGCTCGGGGGCACGCGGTACGACGTAGAGGCCACCGGTCCGCTGGAACGGCTCCGCACGCTCCTCACGGCCGACCCCGAGCACCCCGCACCCGAGCACCCCGCACCTGGGCACTCCGGCCCGGAGCACTCCGACGCGCAGGCCGACGTACAGGCTCACGCGCAGGCCGACGTACAAGCCCCGGCCGCCCTCCGCGCCACTCTGCGCGACTACCAGCTCCGCGGCCTGCGCTGGCTCGCCCGCCTCACCGGGCTCGGCTTCGGCGCCTGCCTCGCCGACGACATGGGCCTCGGCAAGACCGTCACGCTGATCGCCCTGCACCTGCACCGCCAGGAGCACGGGCACGAGGGCCCGACGCTGGTGGTCTGCCCGGCCTCGCTGCTCGGCAACTGGCAGCGTGAGATCGAGAAGTTCGCCCCCGGCACGCCGGTGCGCCGCTTCCACGGCCCCGACCGCGACCTCGAAGGGACGGCCGGCCGACCCGCCGGGGGATTCGTCCTCACCACCTACGGCACCATGCGCCTGGACGCGCCCCGACTCGCCGCCGTGCGCTGGGGCATGGTCGTCGCGGACGAGGCCCAGCACGTCAAGAACCCGCGCTCCTCTACCGCCAAGGCCCTGCGCACCATCCCGTCGGCGGCCCGTGTCGCCCTCACGGGCACCCCGGTCGAGAACAACCTGTCCGAGCTGTGGGCCGTCCTCGACTGGACCACGCCCGGCCTCCTCGGCCGCCTCGGCACCTTCCGCACGCGCTACGCCGAGCCGGTCGAAAGCGGCCGCGACCCGCGGGCGGCGGCCCGGCTCGGTGCGCTCGTCAGGCCGTTCCTGCTGCGCCGCAAGAAGTCCGACCCCGGGATCGCGCCCGAGCTGCCGCCGAAGACCGAGACCGACCACGCGGTGTCGCTGACCCGTGAACAGGCCGGGCTGTACGAGGCGGTCGTGCGCGAGACCCTCGCCGCGATCGCCGCGGCGGACGGGATGGAGCGCCGCGGGCTCGTCGTCAAACTGCTCACCTCGCTCAAGCAGATCTGCAACCACCCCGCCCAGTACACGAAGGAGCAGCACGGCCCGAAGGAGTCCGCCGGGGCGGCCTCCGGGAAGCTGGAGCTCCTCGACGAGCTGCTCGACACGATCCTGGCCGAGGGCGGCTCGGTCCTGGTCTTCACCCAGTACGTGACGATGGCCCGCATCATCGTACGCCATCTCACCGCGCGCGGGATCGCCTCCCAACTGCTGTACGGGGGGACGCCCGTGCCGCGCCGCGAGGAGCTCGTGGACCGCTTCCAGGCGGGCGAGGTCCCCGTGTTCCTGCTCTCCCTCAAGGCCGCGGGCACCGGCCTCAACCTCACCCGCGCCGGACACGTCATCCACTACGACCGCTGGTGGAACCCCGCCGTCGAGGAACAGGCCACCGACCGCGCCTACCGCATCGGCCAGACCCAGCCCGTCCAGGTCCACCGCATCATCGCCGAAGGCACCGTCGAGGACCGGATCGCCGAACTCCTGGAACGCAAAAGGGCCCTGGCCGACGCCGTCCTCGCGGGCGGCGAGGCCGCGCTGACCGAACTGAGCGACGCGGAGCTGGCCGAACTGGTCGCGCTCCGCCCGACCGCCTCCGGGGAGTGA
- a CDS encoding MOSC domain-containing protein, producing the protein MSTASTAGAAITAQVAAVSSNGVYSFTKPTRESITLLEGLGVEGDVHAGVTVKHRSRVAQDPTQPNLRQVHLIHRELFEEVAEAGHQVEPGQLGENVTTEGIDLLALPTGTLLRLGADAVVEVTGLRNPCLQIDNFQNGLLKQVVGRDDEGNVLRKAGIMGVVHRGGIIQPGDTIEVTLPPTPHIPLDRV; encoded by the coding sequence ATGAGCACGGCGAGCACGGCAGGTGCGGCGATCACGGCGCAGGTCGCGGCGGTCAGCAGCAACGGGGTCTACTCGTTCACCAAGCCCACGCGCGAGAGCATCACGCTCCTCGAAGGGCTCGGGGTGGAGGGCGACGTCCACGCCGGGGTCACGGTCAAGCACCGTTCCCGCGTGGCCCAGGACCCCACGCAGCCGAACCTCCGGCAGGTGCACCTGATCCACCGGGAGCTCTTCGAGGAGGTCGCCGAGGCCGGTCACCAGGTCGAGCCGGGCCAGCTCGGGGAGAACGTCACCACCGAAGGCATAGACCTGCTCGCCCTGCCGACCGGCACGCTGCTGCGCCTCGGTGCGGACGCGGTGGTCGAGGTGACCGGGCTGCGCAATCCGTGCCTGCAGATCGACAACTTCCAGAACGGACTGCTCAAGCAGGTGGTGGGCCGGGACGACGAGGGCAACGTGCTCCGCAAGGCCGGAATCATGGGCGTGGTCCACCGGGGTGGCATCATCCAGCCCGGCGACACCATCGAGGTCACCCTGCCGCCGACGCCCCACATCCCCCTCGACCGGGTCTGA
- a CDS encoding SAM-dependent methyltransferase, whose protein sequence is MDPVEVVPVGMVVGGRSEVVDDDWGRETAVIRLDRERFGPEALYGLEDFSHVEVVFHFDRVAQDRIETGARRPRGNPDWPLVGIFAQRGKNRPNRLGLSRCRVLKVDVLAADGPELHVEGLDAVAGTPVLDLKPYMTEFGPRGEHRQPEWATELMRDYY, encoded by the coding sequence ATGGATCCGGTGGAAGTGGTCCCGGTGGGCATGGTGGTGGGCGGCCGCTCGGAGGTCGTCGACGACGACTGGGGGCGGGAGACGGCGGTGATCCGCCTGGACCGGGAGCGGTTCGGTCCGGAAGCCCTGTACGGGCTGGAGGACTTCTCGCACGTCGAGGTGGTCTTCCACTTCGACCGGGTCGCGCAGGACAGGATCGAGACGGGCGCGCGGCGCCCCCGGGGCAATCCGGACTGGCCGCTCGTCGGCATCTTCGCCCAGCGCGGCAAGAACCGGCCCAACCGGCTGGGCCTCTCGCGCTGTCGCGTCCTGAAGGTGGACGTACTGGCGGCGGACGGCCCGGAGTTGCACGTGGAGGGGCTGGACGCGGTCGCGGGCACGCCGGTGCTCGACCTCAAGCCGTACATGACGGAGTTCGGCCCGCGCGGCGAGCACCGCCAGCCGGAGTGGGCGACGGAGCTGATGCGGGACTACTACTGA
- a CDS encoding class I SAM-dependent methyltransferase gives MSEDRTQDQNRDRPRDQTRDRGHVQEFFGARAAGWDRKFPGDGPAFATAVGEFGLRPGDRVLDAGCGTGRALTALRAAVGPSGTVLGADVTPQMLAAAHEAGRDAEGALLLADVARLPLRDGVLDAVFAAGLIAHLPDPGANLRELARVVRPGGRLALFHPIGRAALAARHGRELTPDDMRAEQNLGPLLAGSGWRMTSYADEDSRFLALAVRTP, from the coding sequence ATGAGCGAAGACCGCACACAGGACCAGAACCGGGACCGACCCCGGGACCAGACCCGGGACCGTGGCCACGTCCAGGAGTTCTTCGGGGCGCGCGCGGCCGGCTGGGACCGCAAGTTCCCCGGCGACGGGCCCGCCTTCGCGACCGCCGTCGGCGAGTTCGGACTGCGTCCCGGCGACCGGGTGCTCGACGCGGGCTGTGGCACCGGGCGGGCGCTGACCGCGCTCCGCGCGGCCGTCGGACCGTCGGGAACGGTGCTCGGCGCCGATGTCACCCCGCAGATGCTGGCCGCCGCGCACGAGGCCGGCCGGGACGCGGAGGGCGCCCTGCTGCTCGCGGACGTGGCCCGGCTGCCGCTGCGCGACGGGGTGCTGGACGCCGTGTTCGCCGCCGGTCTCATCGCCCATCTGCCCGACCCCGGGGCCAACTTGCGCGAGCTCGCCCGGGTGGTCCGCCCCGGCGGCCGGCTCGCACTGTTCCACCCGATCGGGCGGGCGGCCCTCGCGGCGCGCCACGGCCGCGAACTGACCCCGGACGACATGCGCGCCGAGCAGAACCTCGGCCCGCTGCTGGCCGGTTCGGGCTGGCGGATGACCTCGTACGCCGACGAGGACTCCCGCTTCCTCGCGCTGGCGGTCCGCACCCCCTGA